The following coding sequences are from one Vibrio syngnathi window:
- a CDS encoding TolC family protein has product MQMTKPKLRHLALASMLLGTFASPVFSAPLTFSEAWQILQENNNSLAAQQANVERYKHLQNSTSSLNLPSITLGANYTHLDSDVTINGEQFKNSLSGVPNLGAVGGILQPILSGLGGVTSTITEQDIFSSSIRAIWPIFTGGRITAAQTAAEGKSEEAQSQLLMEKQARYEDLSKYYFSVILAEDVAKTRQAVEAGLTQHRDFAIKLEQQGQIARVERLQADASLDKAVVERTKAQNDLKIAQLALTQILGQSQSVEPSEQLFINKNLPHMDVFIDQTLMTYPGLKILDAKEKQASSLIKAEKGKYYPEVYLYGDYSLYEDDSLASEMKPDWLVGIGVNVPLLDTSGRSDKVAAAHSAVSQVQFLKSQAKQDLTVLVQKTYLEANQAIEEVQGLNSSLSLAQENLSLRKKAFTQGLSNSLEVVDAELYLASIKTQQSAARFKYLISLNKLLALTSEMNAYSSYLTSSVPSDFNSKTDTASQSKG; this is encoded by the coding sequence ATGCAGATGACCAAACCAAAACTCCGACACCTTGCGCTCGCCAGTATGCTTCTCGGCACATTTGCTTCGCCAGTTTTCTCTGCCCCGCTCACTTTTTCTGAAGCGTGGCAAATATTGCAAGAGAACAACAACTCACTTGCGGCTCAACAAGCCAACGTTGAACGTTATAAACACCTTCAGAATTCAACCAGCAGCCTTAATCTACCTTCGATCACCTTGGGGGCTAACTACACGCACCTTGATAGTGATGTGACGATTAATGGTGAACAGTTCAAAAATAGCTTAAGTGGCGTGCCAAATTTAGGTGCAGTTGGAGGTATTCTTCAACCCATATTAAGTGGGCTTGGTGGTGTTACCTCAACCATCACCGAACAAGACATCTTCAGCTCTTCCATCCGTGCTATTTGGCCTATCTTTACTGGCGGACGTATTACTGCTGCGCAAACTGCTGCCGAAGGTAAAAGTGAAGAAGCGCAAAGCCAACTGTTGATGGAGAAACAAGCGCGCTACGAAGACTTAAGTAAGTATTACTTCTCGGTGATCTTAGCGGAAGACGTTGCAAAAACACGTCAAGCCGTTGAAGCTGGCTTAACTCAGCATCGTGATTTCGCCATCAAGCTTGAACAACAAGGGCAAATCGCACGAGTAGAACGCCTGCAGGCGGATGCTTCTTTAGATAAAGCCGTTGTTGAACGCACCAAAGCGCAGAACGACCTTAAGATTGCTCAGTTAGCGCTGACTCAGATCCTTGGCCAGAGCCAAAGTGTCGAGCCTTCAGAACAACTGTTTATCAATAAGAACTTGCCTCATATGGACGTGTTCATTGACCAAACTCTCATGACCTACCCTGGCCTTAAGATTCTTGATGCAAAAGAGAAACAAGCAAGCAGCTTAATCAAGGCTGAGAAAGGTAAATACTACCCAGAGGTATACCTTTACGGTGACTACAGCCTGTACGAAGATGACTCGCTAGCCAGCGAAATGAAACCCGATTGGTTAGTGGGTATTGGTGTGAATGTGCCGCTACTAGACACGTCAGGTCGTTCCGACAAAGTCGCAGCCGCTCATAGCGCCGTGTCTCAAGTCCAGTTCCTTAAGTCGCAAGCCAAGCAAGACTTAACCGTTTTGGTACAAAAGACCTATCTTGAAGCGAACCAAGCCATTGAAGAAGTTCAAGGCCTCAACTCAAGCCTGTCTTTAGCTCAAGAAAACCTTTCACTTCGTAAAAAAGCCTTCACTCAAGGGTTATCAAATTCGTTAGAAGTGGTTGATGCTGAGCTTTATCTTGCAAGCATTAAAACCCAGCAATCTGCTGCGCGATTCAAATATCTAATCTCTCTGAATAAACTATTAGCGCTAACTAGCGAAATGAATGCTTACTCGAGTTACTTAACCTCCTCTGTTCCGTCTGATTTCAACTCAAAAACAGACACCGCTAGCCAGTCAAAAGGATAA
- a CDS encoding ATP-binding protein: MKWSSISFRKRLLIIMTVTGLVELLILSAAGFYYIKQSQEQEMGLKALGVAEFLSESPLVTSIIRENGAIDLNGVAYTLSEETQVKFRNLAQLIGAAFVVVGDDKGIRLIHPYDDRLGKPMRGGDNQKALVLGESYVSTAKGSLGFSVRGKSAVKDQDGNVIGVVSVGYLLDSLQDRIEPYLAFLIVMALLVVAVNAVISSYVSRRFQRAILGFEPEEIGRLYVELDVTMSTVKEGILSIDKHGILRSINKSACDILSIDRESALNQQRLSDVLAGSDLEQLLSTGDTDHDVELYLNNKRIVANRSPIIVAGEVVGAVSSFRLRDEINDLTDQLSQTKEYADLLRSQTHEHQNKLNTISGLIQMGELDSVQQLIGQETAHYQSLIEFLRETVKDPLIAGMLLGKTERAREIGLELKVEEGSRLEALPSWLNADDVVTILGNLIDNAFDATMTAIKQEGQIAPMRRAIEVSISDFGNEIIIEVEDKGCGLPKHLATNALTEKGVSSKAKQNRGVGLYLIKQLADRYQGQLEMVDNPDFGSRMTVYLPKEEQ; encoded by the coding sequence ATGAAATGGAGCAGTATCAGTTTCCGAAAAAGGTTACTGATTATCATGACGGTCACTGGCCTTGTTGAACTTTTGATACTTTCAGCGGCTGGTTTTTATTACATCAAACAATCTCAAGAGCAAGAGATGGGTTTGAAAGCGTTAGGTGTTGCTGAATTTCTATCTGAATCGCCACTTGTCACCAGTATTATTCGAGAAAATGGAGCGATAGATCTTAACGGCGTTGCCTACACTTTGTCAGAAGAAACTCAAGTTAAATTTCGAAACCTTGCCCAGCTCATTGGCGCGGCGTTTGTCGTTGTGGGAGATGACAAAGGTATTCGCCTGATTCACCCTTATGATGACAGGCTCGGTAAACCAATGCGTGGTGGTGACAACCAAAAGGCTTTGGTGTTGGGGGAGTCTTATGTGTCGACGGCCAAAGGGTCGCTTGGCTTCTCCGTCCGTGGTAAATCTGCCGTCAAAGATCAAGATGGTAATGTGATTGGTGTGGTGTCGGTTGGTTACCTCTTAGATTCGTTACAAGATCGAATTGAACCTTACTTAGCCTTTTTGATTGTGATGGCCTTGCTGGTGGTTGCCGTCAATGCGGTGATATCAAGCTATGTGTCTCGTCGTTTTCAACGCGCTATTTTGGGTTTTGAGCCAGAAGAAATTGGCCGCTTATACGTAGAGCTTGATGTCACCATGAGTACCGTGAAAGAGGGCATTTTAAGTATCGATAAGCACGGTATTTTGCGTTCTATTAATAAGAGTGCCTGCGATATCTTGTCTATTGATAGGGAGTCTGCACTCAACCAACAGCGCCTTTCTGATGTATTGGCCGGCAGTGACTTGGAGCAACTGTTATCCACTGGTGACACCGACCACGATGTTGAGCTGTACCTGAACAATAAGCGAATTGTTGCTAACCGGAGCCCAATTATCGTGGCGGGTGAAGTGGTTGGTGCGGTATCCAGTTTCCGATTGCGAGATGAAATCAACGATTTAACCGATCAACTTTCTCAAACAAAAGAGTACGCAGACTTACTTCGTTCGCAAACCCATGAACATCAAAATAAGCTCAATACCATCAGTGGTTTGATTCAAATGGGCGAGCTGGACTCTGTTCAACAATTGATTGGTCAAGAAACGGCGCACTACCAAAGTCTGATCGAGTTCTTGCGTGAAACTGTTAAAGACCCGCTCATCGCAGGTATGCTCCTCGGGAAAACGGAGCGTGCAAGAGAAATTGGTTTAGAGCTTAAAGTCGAAGAAGGCTCAAGACTGGAAGCGCTGCCTAGCTGGCTGAACGCGGATGACGTTGTCACCATTCTTGGTAACCTGATTGATAATGCCTTTGATGCCACTATGACGGCGATTAAGCAAGAGGGGCAAATTGCTCCAATGCGTCGAGCTATTGAAGTTTCAATCAGTGACTTTGGTAATGAAATCATCATTGAAGTAGAAGATAAAGGGTGCGGGTTGCCAAAGCACCTCGCGACGAATGCCCTCACGGAAAAAGGCGTATCGAGCAAAGCGAAGCAAAATCGCGGTGTTGGATTGTATCTGATAAAGCAACTTGCCGATCGTTATCAAGGGCAACTAGAAATGGTTGATAACCCTGATTTTGGGTCACGTATGACGGTGTATCTACCGAAAGAAGAACAATAA
- a CDS encoding response regulator: protein MNAITRVMVIEDDIAIAELHHRYLEQMGGFDVVGIATTQSEALMQLDILKPDLVLLDVYLPDGCGLDILNHVRGSNQGCDVILITAARDVDTLQQAMRGGVVDYLLKPVMFPRLEAALKKYQSQQQEFESVSDLNQGLVDKMLQANAKADSGKVSTLPKGIDGVTLDKIRAIFQQADIADITADEAGERIGASRTTARRYLEFLITTGELVADLNYGSVGRPERCYNKARR, encoded by the coding sequence ATGAACGCCATCACGAGAGTCATGGTCATTGAAGATGATATTGCGATTGCAGAGCTACACCATCGTTATTTAGAACAGATGGGTGGCTTTGACGTGGTCGGAATTGCCACCACACAGTCTGAAGCACTCATGCAATTAGACATATTAAAGCCTGACTTGGTTTTATTGGATGTGTATCTGCCGGATGGATGTGGGCTCGATATTTTGAACCACGTTCGCGGCAGTAATCAGGGCTGCGATGTGATTCTGATTACCGCCGCTCGAGATGTCGACACACTGCAACAAGCGATGCGTGGTGGAGTCGTGGACTATTTGCTGAAACCTGTGATGTTTCCTCGCTTAGAAGCGGCGCTGAAAAAGTATCAATCTCAACAGCAAGAGTTTGAAAGTGTGTCTGATTTGAACCAAGGTTTGGTCGACAAGATGCTGCAAGCCAACGCGAAAGCGGACTCAGGAAAAGTGTCAACATTACCCAAAGGAATTGATGGCGTAACGCTGGACAAAATTAGAGCCATTTTTCAACAAGCCGACATTGCTGATATTACCGCAGATGAAGCCGGTGAACGTATTGGAGCTAGCCGAACCACCGCTCGACGCTATTTGGAATTTCTAATCACGACTGGCGAGTTAGTGGCTGACTTAAATTACGGGTCAGTAGGTCGCCCAGAACGCTGCTACAACAAAGCTAGAAGATAG
- a CDS encoding ABC transporter permease: protein MSANFRSIGSQSRDSQSPEHHRAKNTLLRQWAIVRKDKWLLSCLTWIPLLLAASIWLIFSQGIARDLPVAVVDLEHSQISQQFTRLVDASPTLQVTQKYSSASDAAKAMIERDIYGYVVIPRHFDRDLLLGLNPQVSVFYNSQFILIGKLVNSALLQAQGTFNAQLEVVKQLSHGDTTVQSALAQAVTVQSQITPLFNKNTSYAQFLVSAVIPALWQIMIVVGTILILTANVRARGLHAWLSNAPIKSLTSTLTPYLVLFLMFGIAFSFWFYVLLDWPFNGSFMALTIAQLLTVISCIIMGCLFFFLTLDPARAMSFAGAFTAPSFAFMGITFPVTDMNTAAQIWRSLLPVSHYIEVQTAQSSYGASAAQSLISLSSMLWYAIPALVVMLLIKKHLAQSDLSAQAALTAQAARSANATSSVQVTQQEKPEQSATQGVK, encoded by the coding sequence ATGTCTGCTAACTTTCGATCTATCGGCTCGCAATCTAGAGACTCGCAATCCCCTGAGCATCATAGAGCGAAGAATACCTTGCTTAGGCAGTGGGCGATTGTCCGCAAAGACAAATGGTTGTTGTCTTGCCTAACTTGGATTCCTTTGCTTCTTGCTGCCAGTATCTGGCTGATTTTTTCGCAAGGGATCGCTCGTGACTTACCGGTTGCCGTTGTCGACCTTGAGCACAGTCAAATCTCGCAACAGTTCACTCGTCTTGTTGATGCATCACCAACGCTGCAAGTCACTCAGAAATACAGCTCGGCGAGTGATGCGGCGAAAGCGATGATCGAACGAGATATCTATGGTTACGTTGTGATACCAAGGCACTTCGACCGAGACCTTCTACTCGGTTTGAACCCGCAAGTGTCTGTGTTCTATAACAGCCAATTTATCTTGATCGGTAAGCTGGTGAACTCTGCATTGCTACAAGCTCAAGGTACGTTTAACGCGCAACTTGAAGTGGTTAAACAGCTGTCACACGGTGATACCACAGTCCAGTCAGCATTAGCCCAAGCAGTAACAGTGCAAAGCCAGATCACGCCATTGTTCAACAAGAACACCAGCTATGCTCAGTTCTTGGTGTCTGCGGTTATTCCTGCGCTATGGCAGATCATGATTGTGGTGGGCACGATATTGATTTTAACGGCGAACGTTAGGGCTCGTGGCCTTCATGCTTGGTTATCCAACGCCCCTATAAAGTCACTAACATCAACATTAACGCCCTACCTTGTCTTGTTTTTGATGTTTGGTATCGCGTTTAGCTTTTGGTTCTATGTGCTCTTAGACTGGCCGTTTAACGGAAGCTTTATGGCATTGACTATTGCCCAACTGCTTACCGTTATCAGTTGTATCATCATGGGTTGTTTGTTTTTCTTCTTAACACTTGATCCAGCAAGGGCGATGAGTTTCGCTGGCGCGTTTACGGCACCAAGTTTTGCGTTCATGGGTATTACCTTTCCAGTAACCGACATGAACACGGCAGCGCAAATTTGGAGAAGCTTGTTACCAGTCAGCCACTACATCGAAGTACAAACAGCACAATCAAGTTATGGCGCGAGTGCGGCACAGTCGCTTATCAGCCTCTCCTCAATGTTGTGGTATGCGATTCCTGCTTTGGTGGTGATGTTGTTGATTAAGAAACACTTGGCGCAATCGGATCTGTCTGCACAAGCGGCTCTAACAGCCCAAGCAGCTCGATCTGCAAACGCAACATCGTCAGTACAAGTAACACAGCAAGAGAAACCAGAACAATCAGCAACACAAGGAGTAAAATGA
- the zwf gene encoding glucose-6-phosphate dehydrogenase — MVIPENSSIVIFGASGDLTYRKLIPALYHLYASNQLPESFAILGVSRTEYSDESYREKLKKSLQEMEKTEPETLNAFIEHLHYQAINTSDVDDYARLAQRLDKLEQDYQFENHNTLFYLATPPSLYGVIPANLAAHGLNDEKNGWRRLIIEKPFGYDLASAQALDEEIHHHFQEHQIYRIDHYLGKETVQNLLVLRFSNAMFEPLWNRNFIEYVEITGAEFLGVEERGGYYDGSGAVRDMFQNHLLQVLAMVGMEPPAQINADSIRDEVVKVLQCLKPLEEDDLRKDLVLGQYTASDVRGQHLPGYREEHGVADDSRTETYIGLKAHINNWRWNGVPFYVRTGKRLPTRVTEIVIHFKNTPHPVFGQDAPENKLIIRIQPDEGIQMSFGLKEPGAGFKAKEVKMNFSYSDLPETQMLTAYERLLLDALNGDATLFARTDAVEACWKYVQPILDFKQDPQALFGYACGTWGPQEANELLQRDGRAWRFPCKNLTDTDYCEL, encoded by the coding sequence ATGGTAATACCTGAAAACAGCAGCATCGTTATTTTTGGTGCGTCGGGAGATCTAACTTACCGCAAGTTAATTCCTGCTTTGTACCACCTGTATGCTAGCAATCAACTTCCAGAATCCTTTGCGATTCTTGGAGTGAGCCGTACTGAGTACAGCGACGAGTCTTACCGTGAGAAGCTGAAGAAGTCTCTTCAGGAAATGGAAAAAACTGAGCCAGAGACGCTGAATGCATTTATTGAACATCTGCATTACCAAGCGATCAACACTTCAGATGTAGACGATTACGCTCGTCTAGCACAACGTCTGGATAAGCTTGAGCAAGACTACCAATTCGAAAACCATAACACATTGTTCTACTTGGCAACCCCGCCAAGCCTTTACGGTGTGATTCCAGCAAACCTTGCTGCACATGGCCTGAACGATGAAAAGAACGGCTGGCGTCGTCTGATTATTGAGAAGCCATTTGGTTACGATCTAGCATCAGCCCAAGCGCTGGATGAAGAGATCCATCATCACTTCCAAGAACACCAGATCTACCGTATCGACCATTACCTTGGTAAAGAAACGGTACAAAACCTTCTAGTGCTTCGTTTCTCAAACGCGATGTTTGAACCACTGTGGAACCGTAACTTTATTGAATACGTTGAAATCACAGGTGCTGAGTTCCTTGGCGTTGAAGAGCGTGGCGGATACTACGACGGTTCTGGTGCAGTTCGTGACATGTTCCAAAATCACTTGCTACAAGTATTAGCAATGGTTGGCATGGAACCGCCTGCACAAATCAATGCGGATTCTATTCGTGACGAAGTGGTTAAAGTACTTCAGTGTCTGAAACCACTGGAAGAAGACGACCTGCGTAAAGATTTGGTTCTAGGTCAATACACAGCATCAGACGTTCGTGGTCAGCACCTGCCTGGTTACCGTGAAGAGCATGGTGTCGCAGATGACTCTCGTACTGAAACGTACATCGGCTTGAAAGCTCATATCAACAACTGGCGTTGGAATGGGGTTCCTTTCTACGTACGTACAGGTAAACGTTTACCAACGCGCGTAACTGAAATCGTGATTCACTTTAAGAACACGCCACACCCAGTGTTTGGTCAAGATGCACCAGAGAACAAGCTGATTATCCGTATCCAACCGGATGAAGGTATTCAGATGAGCTTTGGTTTGAAAGAGCCAGGTGCAGGTTTCAAAGCAAAAGAAGTGAAAATGAACTTCTCTTACTCTGACTTGCCTGAAACTCAAATGCTAACGGCTTATGAGCGTCTTCTTCTTGATGCACTGAACGGTGATGCGACTCTGTTTGCGCGTACCGATGCAGTAGAAGCATGTTGGAAATACGTTCAACCAATCTTAGACTTCAAGCAAGATCCTCAAGCACTGTTTGGCTATGCTTGTGGTACTTGGGGCCCGCAAGAAGCGAATGAACTTCTGCAGCGTGATGGCCGCGCATGGCGTTTCCCATGCAAAAACTTAACAGACACGGATTACTGCGAACTATGA
- a CDS encoding HlyD family secretion protein yields MKPIKPLILSLVGIGIIGWVGYSFYQAYQPQPVKLQGQIDAQQYSISSKVPGRVDEIFVRKGDSVEKGELIFSLLSPEIDAKLEQAKAGQKAAGALAQQAENGARTQQIQAAKDQWLKAKAAADLMDKTYQRVNNLYNDGVVAEQKRDEAKTQWQAAKYTESAAFQMYQLAQEGARDETKVAAAQKAVMAAGAVAEVEAYAKDTQIHSWFNGEVSQVLLSSGELAPQGFPVVTVIDTKDAWAVLNVREDMLKHFEKGSQFEAYLPALDKSLTFQVTHIAVMGDFATWRSTDAAQGFDLRTFEVEAHPVDTNETLRMGMSLVVEL; encoded by the coding sequence ATGAAACCTATTAAGCCACTTATTCTCTCTCTGGTTGGCATCGGCATTATTGGCTGGGTTGGGTACAGTTTTTACCAAGCTTATCAACCTCAGCCTGTAAAGCTTCAAGGTCAAATCGATGCCCAGCAATACAGCATCTCATCGAAAGTGCCAGGCAGAGTTGATGAAATATTCGTGCGTAAAGGTGATTCGGTTGAAAAAGGCGAATTGATCTTTTCTCTTCTTAGCCCTGAGATTGATGCGAAGCTAGAACAAGCAAAGGCAGGTCAAAAAGCCGCTGGCGCATTAGCACAACAAGCAGAGAATGGTGCGCGCACTCAACAGATCCAAGCGGCTAAAGACCAATGGTTGAAAGCAAAAGCCGCAGCCGATCTCATGGACAAAACTTACCAACGTGTAAACAACCTTTACAACGATGGTGTGGTTGCCGAGCAAAAGCGTGATGAAGCCAAAACTCAGTGGCAAGCGGCGAAGTACACCGAAAGTGCTGCGTTCCAGATGTATCAATTAGCGCAAGAAGGTGCTCGTGACGAAACTAAAGTGGCAGCCGCTCAAAAAGCGGTAATGGCAGCGGGTGCGGTAGCGGAAGTTGAAGCTTACGCAAAAGACACCCAAATCCACAGCTGGTTTAATGGCGAAGTATCTCAGGTTCTGTTGAGCAGCGGTGAGCTCGCACCACAAGGCTTCCCTGTCGTGACTGTTATCGACACCAAGGATGCTTGGGCTGTACTCAATGTGCGTGAAGATATGCTTAAGCATTTCGAGAAAGGCAGCCAGTTTGAAGCGTACCTACCGGCTCTGGATAAATCATTAACTTTCCAAGTCACACACATTGCCGTAATGGGTGATTTCGCGACTTGGCGTTCAACAGACGCAGCACAAGGCTTTGACTTACGTACTTTTGAAGTAGAAGCGCACCCTGTTGATACCAACGAAACACTGCGTATGGGCATGAGCCTAGTGGTTGAGCTTTAG
- the pgl gene encoding 6-phosphogluconolactonase — protein sequence MINHKIFATPELVVENLANEMKAYSEQGKPVHISLSGGSTPKMLFKLLAQAPYAEVIQWNNLHFWWGDERCVAPDDAESNFGEANALLFSKLREFSQVNFPAENIHRIRGEDEPKAEAERFAKEMADVIPTENGTPVFDWILLGVGADGHTASLFPGATDYQDENLSVLASHPESGQIRVSKTAKVLEAAKRISYLVLGAGKVEIVKEIHTTPASELPYPAAKIQSKTGETEWFLDSNAASAIA from the coding sequence ATGATCAATCACAAGATCTTTGCAACGCCTGAATTAGTCGTTGAAAACCTAGCAAACGAAATGAAAGCTTACAGCGAGCAGGGCAAGCCTGTTCACATTTCACTGTCGGGTGGTAGCACGCCAAAAATGCTTTTTAAGCTTTTAGCTCAAGCACCATACGCAGAAGTCATTCAATGGAATAACCTTCACTTCTGGTGGGGCGACGAACGTTGCGTGGCACCAGACGACGCTGAAAGCAACTTCGGTGAAGCGAACGCGCTATTGTTTTCAAAACTAAGAGAATTTTCTCAAGTAAACTTTCCGGCAGAGAACATCCACCGCATCCGTGGTGAAGATGAGCCTAAAGCAGAAGCAGAGCGTTTCGCGAAAGAAATGGCAGATGTGATTCCAACTGAAAACGGCACGCCAGTTTTTGATTGGATTCTGCTAGGTGTTGGCGCAGACGGCCACACAGCTTCACTATTCCCGGGTGCAACTGACTACCAAGATGAGAACCTATCTGTATTAGCTTCTCACCCAGAGTCGGGGCAGATCCGTGTTTCTAAAACAGCGAAAGTTTTAGAAGCAGCAAAACGAATCAGCTACCTAGTGCTTGGCGCAGGTAAAGTCGAGATCGTTAAAGAAATTCATACAACTCCTGCTTCAGAACTGCCTTACCCGGCAGCGAAAATCCAGTCTAAAACTGGCGAAACAGAGTGGTTCCTAGATTCAAATGCAGCAAGTGCTATCGCATAA